Genomic window (Spirosoma agri):
ACGTGACCGTTGATAATGATTCAGTGCGCTTGCTGGAACGGATATGATCTAGACAGTAATTATAGGTAACCGCATATAACCAAGTTGAAAATGTTGACCGGTTTTGAAAAGTCTCTATTTTGTTGAGTACTTTAATAAAAATGTCCTGGGTTAAGTCCTTGGCTATTTCCGTATCATCCGTCATTGATAAGCACTTTCTATAAACCTTATAAAAATACTTAGCATAAAGGACGTCAAAGCTGTCGATAGCTTCATTTGCCGAATAATCACTGTTTTGTGGTTCGGATAGTAGAGAAAAACCATTCATAATACACTAAAAATTTTAACAATGAACATTCAATTGATTAGTTATTACGAAAAGTTAGATAAAGCAGTTATCGAGTTAGCGGGTTATGATACTAAAACCTAGTTTGAGAGAAAAAATTTTATTCACAACAAGGTAGCATAAACACAAGAACCAGAGAACTCGAGTTTTTTTATTATAGATAGTTGATGAAGCTGATTGGTCAAAAAAAATAGACAATACTAATAAACTGATAATTAGTTTGTTATATGCAAGTATTCACAATTAATTCCTCGTTTTATTATTTCATACCTTTACTTATTTCAGACAAGGTTATAGCTTTTTGCTGTCATTATTATCAAAAATGATCAATTCAACAAGGGCTTATTGGTTTTTCTAATTCCATCCAGCGTAAGAAATCAGATGCTTTTGCTTTGCTAATTATAACAGGCTCTTGGATGGGAGGATCTAAATTTACTCCCAGCTTGCGAGCTTGCAGCAGTTCTATGTGCACAATGCTTTTTCGGTTAATTAGGAAACGACGGTTTGCTCGATAAAATTCTGTCGAATCGAGTTCTTGCTCTATTTTATCCAGTGTACGATTCAAAAGATATTTCATGTCTTTTGCCTGAACATAAATTAAATCTCGTTGTCGATATATATAACATATTTTACTACTCTGTAATAATTTAATTTTATTACCTTGATAAATAGGTAAAGATTTCGTTGATGCGTTTTTCAGGTTTTCCTCAAGATGATATTGATTATACAGCGAATTTATTCGAAAAAACTTTTGGAAGCTTTCATTCAGCTTTTCAGCTTTAACAGGTTTAATGATATAATCTATCACATTACTGGCGAAACTATCCAA
Coding sequences:
- a CDS encoding LytR/AlgR family response regulator transcription factor yields the protein MTILILEDETKIVDELNQILNSLPVSLEVMTSLSSVEAAIHWLTHNEIPDLVLADILLIDGLSFEVFERLNLDIPVIYCTAYAEYALDSFASNVIDYIIKPVKAEKLNESFQKFFRINSLYNQYHLEENLKNASTKSLPIYQGNKIKLLQSSKICYIYRQRDLIYVQAKDMKYLLNRTLDKIEQELDSTEFYRANRRFLINRKSIVHIELLQARKLGVNLDPPIQEPVIISKAKASDFLRWMELEKPISPC
- a CDS encoding RNA polymerase sigma factor yields the protein MNGFSLLSEPQNSDYSANEAIDSFDVLYAKYFYKVYRKCLSMTDDTEIAKDLTQDIFIKVLNKIETFQNRSTFSTWLYAVTYNYCLDHIRSSKRTESLSTVTLKETSEPDSSEISNRQKQVLHFFMNELQDIDVAMLQLKYEQGLTIKHISEQYDLSESSVKMRLKRSRDKLRILCSTAIREKEKHFYKPIHA